A single Penaeus chinensis breed Huanghai No. 1 chromosome 7, ASM1920278v2, whole genome shotgun sequence DNA region contains:
- the LOC125027640 gene encoding dipeptidyl peptidase 1-like isoform X1 has product MRREICGRTVRRRLVDEMVLKSIFLLGCLTLASADIPVACYYEDIRGTWTFQETERSGDSSLSCDELGPVVHTKTFTLSFPDTVMDELGNEGTWTMISSQGFEVNINGRSYFAFSYYEGDWVNSISYCDRTFNGWSRDKTVRNWSCFKGQKNTKATPRVSKRPQRLEEQQYRVDHRHIAQINAIQTSWTARAYPQFEQYTLKEMQLRSGGRGATPPPASPPPPSSPELLARLNLLPETFDWRDVEGVNYVGGVRDQAQCGSCYVFASTAMLESRLRVKTRNQRQDVFSTQDVVSCSAVSQGCDGGFKYLIAGRYAMEQGMVAEECNPYTAQDDTCDTDLSCARTYVSEYSFLGGYYGGGSEDLMMEALVARGPMAVSYMVYDDFHNYEGGVYHHTGARSDFNPHEGTNHAVLLVGYGVDPATGEKYWTCRNSWGADWGEDGFFRIRRGSNECNIGSFAVEATPVP; this is encoded by the exons ATGAGACGCGAGATCTGCGGGCGGACAGTTCGGAGGAGACTCGTGGATGAGATGGTG TTAAAATCGATCTTCCTTCTGGGGTGCCTCACCCTGGCATCCGCGGACATTCCAGTGGCGTGTTACTACGAGGACATCCGCGGCACATGGACCTTCCAGGAGACGGAGCGGTCGGGCGACAGCAGCCTCAGCTGCGACGAACTCGGCCCCGTCGTCCACACCAAGACCTTCACCCTCAGCTTCCCCGACACTGTCATGGACGAGCTTGGAAACGAAGGAACATGGACTATGATTTCGAGTCAAGGGTTTGag GTAAACATCAACGGGAGGTCCTACTTCGCCTTCTCCTACTACGAGGGTGACTGGGTGAACTCCATCTCCTACTGCGACCGCACCTTCAACGGCTGGTCACGTGACAAGACAGTGAGGAATTGGTCCTGTTTCAAAGGGCAAAAAAATACGAAG GCAACGCCAAGAGTTTCCAAAAGACCACAGAGGCTTGAGGAGCAGCAATACCGAGTGGACCATCGACACATTGCACAGATTAATGCCATTCAGACATCGTGGACGGCGAGGGCGTATCCGCAGTTCGAACA ATACACCCTGAAGGAAATGCAGTTGAGGTCCGGCGGCCGCGGAgccaccccccctcccgcctctccgcctcctccttcttccccggaACTTCTCGCCCGCCTGAACCTCCTGCCGGAGACCTTCGACTGGCGTGACGTGGAGGGCGTGAACTACGTGGGTGGTGTGAGAGATCAGGCCCAGTGCGGCTCCTGCTACGTGTTCGCCTCCACCGCCATGCTCGAGAGCCGCCTCAGAGTGAAGACGCGGAACCAGCGCCAAGATGTCTTCTCCACGCAG GACGTGGTGTCGTGTTCTGCCGTCTCACAAGGATGCGATGGAGGCTTTAAGTACTTAATTGCAGGCCGGTACGCCATGGAGCAGGGTATGGTTGCAGAAGAGTGCAATCCTTACACTGCACAG gACGACACGTGCGACACCGACCTATCCTGCGCGCGCACCTACGTGAGCGAGTACTCCTTCCTCGGCGGATACTACGGCGGGGGCAGCGAGGACCTCATGATGGAGGCCCTGGTGGCGCGCGGACCCATGGCCGTGTCCTACATGGTCTACGACGATTTCCACAACTACGAGGGCGGCGTCTACCACCACACCGGCGCTCGGAGCGACTTCAATCCTCACGag GGAACCAACCACGCCGTCCTGCTGGTTGGTTACGGCGTAGATCCTGCCACAGGAGAGAAATACTGGACCTGCAGGAACTCTTGGGGCGCGGACTGGGGCGAGGACGGCTTCTTCAGGATCAGGAGAGGAAGCAATGAGTGCAACATCGGGTCCTTTGCAGTTGAAGCCACGCCCGTTCCTTAG
- the LOC125027640 gene encoding dipeptidyl peptidase 1-like isoform X2, with protein sequence MDELGNEGTWTMISSQGFEVNINGRSYFAFSYYEGDWVNSISYCDRTFNGWSRDKTVRNWSCFKGQKNTKATPRVSKRPQRLEEQQYRVDHRHIAQINAIQTSWTARAYPQFEQYTLKEMQLRSGGRGATPPPASPPPPSSPELLARLNLLPETFDWRDVEGVNYVGGVRDQAQCGSCYVFASTAMLESRLRVKTRNQRQDVFSTQDVVSCSAVSQGCDGGFKYLIAGRYAMEQGMVAEECNPYTAQDDTCDTDLSCARTYVSEYSFLGGYYGGGSEDLMMEALVARGPMAVSYMVYDDFHNYEGGVYHHTGARSDFNPHEGTNHAVLLVGYGVDPATGEKYWTCRNSWGADWGEDGFFRIRRGSNECNIGSFAVEATPVP encoded by the exons ATGGACGAGCTTGGAAACGAAGGAACATGGACTATGATTTCGAGTCAAGGGTTTGag GTAAACATCAACGGGAGGTCCTACTTCGCCTTCTCCTACTACGAGGGTGACTGGGTGAACTCCATCTCCTACTGCGACCGCACCTTCAACGGCTGGTCACGTGACAAGACAGTGAGGAATTGGTCCTGTTTCAAAGGGCAAAAAAATACGAAG GCAACGCCAAGAGTTTCCAAAAGACCACAGAGGCTTGAGGAGCAGCAATACCGAGTGGACCATCGACACATTGCACAGATTAATGCCATTCAGACATCGTGGACGGCGAGGGCGTATCCGCAGTTCGAACA ATACACCCTGAAGGAAATGCAGTTGAGGTCCGGCGGCCGCGGAgccaccccccctcccgcctctccgcctcctccttcttccccggaACTTCTCGCCCGCCTGAACCTCCTGCCGGAGACCTTCGACTGGCGTGACGTGGAGGGCGTGAACTACGTGGGTGGTGTGAGAGATCAGGCCCAGTGCGGCTCCTGCTACGTGTTCGCCTCCACCGCCATGCTCGAGAGCCGCCTCAGAGTGAAGACGCGGAACCAGCGCCAAGATGTCTTCTCCACGCAG GACGTGGTGTCGTGTTCTGCCGTCTCACAAGGATGCGATGGAGGCTTTAAGTACTTAATTGCAGGCCGGTACGCCATGGAGCAGGGTATGGTTGCAGAAGAGTGCAATCCTTACACTGCACAG gACGACACGTGCGACACCGACCTATCCTGCGCGCGCACCTACGTGAGCGAGTACTCCTTCCTCGGCGGATACTACGGCGGGGGCAGCGAGGACCTCATGATGGAGGCCCTGGTGGCGCGCGGACCCATGGCCGTGTCCTACATGGTCTACGACGATTTCCACAACTACGAGGGCGGCGTCTACCACCACACCGGCGCTCGGAGCGACTTCAATCCTCACGag GGAACCAACCACGCCGTCCTGCTGGTTGGTTACGGCGTAGATCCTGCCACAGGAGAGAAATACTGGACCTGCAGGAACTCTTGGGGCGCGGACTGGGGCGAGGACGGCTTCTTCAGGATCAGGAGAGGAAGCAATGAGTGCAACATCGGGTCCTTTGCAGTTGAAGCCACGCCCGTTCCTTAG